The following are encoded together in the Adhaeribacter arboris genome:
- a CDS encoding glycosyltransferase family 4 protein yields MRIAIVINTSWNIYNFRMSLVQALLQERHEVVAIAPPDAYSNYLIAAGCRYVPIQMENKGTSPLQDTLLVKRFYSIYKKVQPDIILQYTIKPNIYGTLAAKLAGIPTINNVSGLGTVFIVRNLVSKVALGLYRLAFRFPVKVFFQNHDDQALFVHYKLVKLCLTDVLPGSGIDTKKFVPAPVFSRNPAFTFLMIARVLYEKGVVEYVEASRIIKQKYPHVRCQLLGGLDEAGNIGIKKTTFMAWVTEGVMEYLGTTDDVAAVILKSDCVVLPSYREGTPKTLLEAAALGKPIIATNVPGCKETVIDGENGYLCEVRNATDLAAKMEQVYSLADDQLQQMGKASRRLAVTKFDEQFVIDKYLAVINTVATKAGKLK; encoded by the coding sequence ATGCGGATTGCCATTGTTATTAATACTTCCTGGAATATTTACAATTTTCGGATGAGCCTGGTGCAAGCGCTTTTACAAGAAAGGCACGAAGTAGTAGCCATTGCCCCACCCGATGCTTATTCCAATTATTTAATAGCGGCTGGTTGCCGGTACGTTCCTATCCAAATGGAAAATAAAGGCACCAGTCCCCTACAGGATACACTTTTAGTAAAACGGTTTTACTCTATTTATAAAAAAGTGCAGCCCGATATAATTTTGCAATACACCATCAAACCTAACATTTACGGTACTCTGGCGGCAAAATTAGCGGGTATTCCTACTATCAATAATGTGTCCGGGTTGGGTACGGTGTTTATTGTGCGCAACCTGGTTTCGAAAGTAGCTTTAGGTTTGTACCGCTTAGCCTTCCGGTTTCCTGTAAAAGTATTTTTCCAGAATCACGACGACCAAGCATTGTTTGTTCATTACAAACTGGTGAAGCTTTGCCTAACGGATGTGCTGCCCGGTTCGGGCATTGATACCAAAAAGTTTGTCCCCGCACCGGTATTTTCGCGCAATCCCGCATTTACTTTTTTAATGATTGCCCGCGTGCTTTACGAAAAAGGAGTGGTTGAATATGTGGAAGCCAGCCGGATAATAAAACAAAAATATCCCCACGTACGCTGCCAACTGCTAGGCGGGCTGGACGAAGCGGGTAACATTGGCATTAAAAAAACTACCTTTATGGCTTGGGTAACCGAAGGAGTTATGGAGTATTTAGGTACCACCGATGATGTGGCGGCGGTAATTTTAAAATCGGATTGTGTGGTACTGCCTTCTTACCGCGAAGGTACTCCCAAAACCTTACTGGAAGCGGCGGCTTTGGGTAAACCCATTATAGCCACCAATGTGCCGGGTTGCAAAGAAACAGTCATCGACGGCGAAAACGGCTATCTTTGCGAAGTGCGCAATGCTACCGATTTAGCGGCTAAAATGGAACAAGTGTATTCCTTAGCCGATGATCAATTACAGCAAATGGGGAAAGCCAGTCGTCGGTTAGCCGTAACCAAATTTGATGAGCAGTTTGTGATTGATAAATACCTGGCGGTGATTAATACGGTAGCAACCAAGGCCGGTAAACTAAAATAA
- a CDS encoding DUF5615 family PIN-like protein, whose amino-acid sequence MYTAGIVFPFTKISLMHFLANENFPMPSIRELRATGLLVKSITEDSPGITDKQVIEIAQGESLIILTFDKNYGELIFKYNLSSPPAVVFFRYKGTTPDFAGKLLQQLVQENTIKLQNTFTVIEENNIRQGQYFK is encoded by the coding sequence TTGTATACAGCAGGAATTGTTTTTCCCTTTACCAAAATCAGCCTGATGCACTTTCTTGCTAATGAGAATTTCCCAATGCCAAGCATTAGAGAATTGCGCGCAACAGGCCTACTGGTGAAAAGCATTACGGAAGATTCTCCTGGAATTACTGACAAGCAAGTTATAGAGATAGCGCAAGGTGAGAGTCTTATTATTTTGACCTTCGACAAAAACTATGGAGAGTTGATATTTAAGTATAATTTGAGTAGTCCTCCCGCAGTTGTTTTCTTTAGATATAAAGGTACAACTCCCGATTTTGCCGGTAAGTTATTACAGCAACTTGTTCAAGAAAATACAATCAAGTTACAAAACACTTTTACAGTAATAGAAGAAAATAATATTCGGCAGGGTCAATATTTTAAATAA
- the rfbC gene encoding dTDP-4-dehydrorhamnose 3,5-epimerase translates to MEFKRFLMDGPVEIIPRRLGDARGYFFESYSYRIFAENGISTEFVQDNQSVSQRGVLRGLHFQKPPYAQAKLVRVAAGRALDIAVDIRKNSPTYGQHIACELDADKNNMFFIPEGFAHGFAALTDNTIFLYKCSHYYNPAAEGGLLWNDPALDINWNLTDPILSPKDLILPRLQDLDSGF, encoded by the coding sequence ATGGAATTTAAACGCTTTCTGATGGATGGTCCGGTGGAAATTATTCCCCGCCGGTTGGGAGATGCCCGGGGTTACTTTTTTGAATCGTATAGCTACCGTATTTTTGCGGAAAATGGCATCTCCACCGAATTTGTCCAGGATAACCAATCGGTATCGCAGCGGGGCGTTTTGCGCGGACTTCATTTTCAGAAACCCCCTTATGCTCAAGCCAAACTCGTGCGGGTAGCGGCGGGCCGGGCTTTAGATATTGCCGTAGACATTCGCAAAAATTCGCCTACTTACGGCCAGCACATCGCCTGTGAACTCGACGCCGATAAGAATAATATGTTTTTTATTCCGGAAGGATTTGCCCATGGTTTTGCTGCTCTAACCGATAATACCATTTTTTTATACAAATGCAGCCACTACTATAATCCAGCCGCAGAAGGCGGGCTCCTCTGGAACGATCCGGCCCTCGATATTAATTGGAATCTAACAGACCCCATCCTCTCCCCCAAAGACCTGATTTTACCCAGATTACAGGACTTAGATTCGGGATTTTAG
- a CDS encoding DUF433 domain-containing protein, with amino-acid sequence MASGWTEKQILESYPQLTEQSMKTVFAYLKDCIQQELFFPLPKSA; translated from the coding sequence TTGGCAAGTGGCTGGACCGAAAAACAAATTCTGGAGAGCTATCCGCAACTTACCGAGCAAAGTATGAAAACCGTATTTGCTTATCTAAAAGATTGTATACAGCAGGAATTGTTTTTCCCTTTACCAAAATCAGCCTGA
- a CDS encoding winged helix-turn-helix transcriptional regulator, which translates to MRDERFSGVSCSMTRAMATLGSKWKPIIIHNINNRKIRFGQLNALIPLITRKVLTEQLKELEEDGILLRESFSELPPRVEYSLTAKGLALLPILNSVCEWNAQFEHTKTCSVGNTHQSTP; encoded by the coding sequence ATGAGAGACGAGAGATTTTCAGGAGTAAGCTGTTCCATGACGAGGGCCATGGCTACTCTGGGCAGCAAATGGAAACCAATTATTATTCATAATATAAATAACCGAAAAATCCGTTTTGGGCAATTAAATGCGTTAATACCTTTAATTACCCGAAAGGTATTAACCGAGCAATTAAAGGAATTAGAAGAAGATGGTATTTTGCTCCGGGAATCGTTTAGCGAACTGCCGCCACGGGTAGAATATTCTTTAACGGCGAAAGGTCTAGCGCTTTTACCAATATTGAATTCCGTATGCGAGTGGAATGCCCAATTTGAGCACACGAAAACTTGTTCGGTGGGAAATACCCATCAGTCAACACCCTGA
- a CDS encoding efflux RND transporter periplasmic adaptor subunit encodes MKKLKNLNYTSASYFLGLLAAFILSACGAKEVAQTPPPVPSLPVIRLEANTVTTYQEYPATIEGLTNIEIRPQVSGYLEKVYVDEGALVTKGQALFKINDLPYKEQLNNAQAGLHAAEAELIKAQLEVDKLEPLVQNKVVSDIPLKTAKAAYSLAKANVEQAAAAVATAKINLGYTVVKAPVNGYLGRLLRKQGSLVAPTDAQALTEVSDVHLLHVYFSLGERDFNNFKNQYPGRNLNEKLRLLPPVDLVLTDQSTFANQGKIDMIAGQFDKNTGAITIRASFPNPEGFLRSGNTGKIRLSLNHNNAILVPTSATVEMQDKVFVFAVGDSNKVTRQSIQIAGKSNSAYLVKEGLKTGDRIVFNGFDHLQEGQIIQPEKLTADSLNRTSFIR; translated from the coding sequence ATGAAAAAACTTAAAAATTTAAATTATACGTCAGCCAGCTATTTTTTGGGGCTACTAGCTGCTTTTATCTTATCCGCCTGTGGTGCGAAAGAAGTTGCCCAAACACCTCCTCCGGTGCCTTCCTTGCCGGTTATCCGCTTAGAAGCCAATACCGTAACCACTTACCAGGAATATCCGGCTACTATTGAAGGATTAACCAATATCGAAATTCGGCCGCAGGTGAGCGGTTACCTGGAAAAAGTTTATGTAGATGAAGGTGCTCTTGTTACAAAAGGCCAGGCTTTGTTTAAAATAAATGATCTGCCTTATAAAGAACAACTGAACAATGCCCAAGCCGGTTTACATGCCGCGGAAGCCGAATTAATAAAAGCGCAACTGGAAGTAGATAAGTTAGAGCCACTGGTCCAAAATAAAGTGGTATCCGACATTCCGCTTAAAACCGCCAAAGCGGCTTATTCACTGGCCAAAGCCAACGTAGAGCAAGCTGCCGCCGCCGTGGCCACTGCCAAAATAAACCTGGGCTATACCGTCGTAAAAGCGCCAGTCAATGGCTATTTGGGTCGGTTGTTACGGAAACAAGGCAGCTTGGTAGCTCCTACCGACGCGCAGGCTTTAACCGAAGTGTCGGATGTGCACCTGTTACACGTTTATTTCTCCCTCGGCGAAAGAGATTTCAATAATTTTAAAAATCAATATCCCGGCCGGAATTTAAACGAAAAGCTCCGCCTTTTGCCGCCCGTTGATTTAGTACTAACCGACCAAAGTACTTTTGCCAACCAAGGTAAAATTGATATGATTGCTGGTCAGTTTGATAAAAATACCGGCGCAATTACCATCAGAGCCAGTTTCCCCAATCCGGAAGGTTTTCTGCGGTCTGGTAATACCGGTAAAATCCGGTTAAGTCTGAACCACAACAATGCCATTCTGGTACCTACTTCGGCTACCGTTGAAATGCAGGATAAAGTTTTTGTTTTTGCCGTCGGCGACAGCAATAAAGTAACCCGTCAATCTATCCAGATAGCCGGAAAAAGCAACAGCGCTTACCTCGTGAAAGAAGGTTTGAAAACCGGCGACCGGATTGTTTTTAATGGCTTTGACCATTTACAGGAAGGCCAGATTATTCAGCCCGAAAAATTAACCGCAGATAGTTTAAACCGCACCTCTTTTATCAGATAA
- the hflX gene encoding GTPase HflX, which translates to MAKKLHDTAKVQETAVLVAVPTKTQPDEKTEEYLHELAFLTETVGVEAIKRFVQKLEKPDIRTYVGKGKLEEIKAFVEEFQIDMVIFDDDLTPSQVRNLESELKVKIVDRSLLILDIFVQRAKTAQARTQVEMAQYQYFLPRLTNLWTHLSRQKGGVGMRGPGETEIETDRRIVRDKIALLRDKLEKLDKQNFQQRKARAEMVRVALVGYTNVGKSTLMNLLSKSDVFAENKLFATVDATVRKVVIKQIPFLLSDTVGFIRKLPTRLIESFKSTLDEIREADLLVHVVDISHPSFEEHIEVVNKTLKEINSAEKPVLLVFNKIDQYRTQEVEELNDMGEGAERPTIDELRQTYMAKMHNPAIFISATDRTNMATLRDELFARVAAIHYERYPNVSPPSEEELHTPDRHERQ; encoded by the coding sequence ATGGCCAAAAAATTACATGATACCGCCAAAGTGCAGGAAACCGCCGTTTTGGTTGCCGTTCCTACTAAAACACAACCCGACGAAAAAACCGAAGAATACTTGCACGAGTTGGCCTTCCTGACGGAAACAGTTGGGGTAGAAGCCATCAAGCGTTTCGTTCAGAAACTCGAAAAGCCCGACATTCGCACGTACGTGGGTAAAGGCAAGCTCGAAGAAATTAAGGCTTTTGTCGAGGAATTTCAAATTGACATGGTGATTTTCGACGACGACCTGACTCCTTCGCAGGTGCGCAACCTGGAAAGTGAGCTGAAGGTAAAAATTGTAGACCGCAGTTTATTAATTCTGGATATTTTCGTGCAACGCGCCAAAACGGCTCAGGCCCGTACGCAGGTAGAAATGGCGCAGTATCAATACTTTCTGCCGCGTTTAACTAACCTCTGGACGCACTTATCGCGGCAGAAAGGGGGCGTGGGCATGCGGGGCCCCGGGGAAACGGAAATTGAAACGGACCGGCGGATTGTGCGGGATAAAATTGCCTTACTCCGCGACAAGCTCGAAAAACTCGACAAGCAAAATTTTCAGCAGCGAAAAGCCCGGGCCGAAATGGTACGCGTGGCGCTGGTAGGTTACACCAACGTGGGTAAATCCACGCTCATGAACTTGCTTTCTAAATCAGATGTTTTTGCCGAAAATAAACTGTTTGCGACCGTAGATGCTACCGTGCGCAAAGTAGTGATTAAGCAGATTCCGTTTTTGTTATCCGATACAGTAGGATTTATCCGCAAATTACCTACCCGCCTCATCGAAAGTTTTAAATCTACCCTGGACGAAATCCGGGAAGCCGATTTGCTGGTGCACGTAGTAGATATTTCGCACCCTTCGTTTGAGGAGCACATTGAGGTAGTAAATAAAACTTTAAAAGAAATTAACTCCGCGGAGAAGCCGGTATTGCTGGTGTTTAACAAAATAGACCAGTACCGTACCCAGGAAGTAGAAGAACTAAACGATATGGGCGAAGGTGCCGAACGCCCCACCATTGATGAACTGCGGCAAACGTACATGGCCAAAATGCACAATCCGGCTATCTTCATTTCGGCCACCGACCGAACTAATATGGCTACCCTCCGCGACGAGTTGTTCGCGCGGGTAGCCGCCATTCATTACGAACGTTACCCCAATGTATCACCTCCCTCCGAAGAAGAACTACACACCCCAGATAGGCATGAAAGGCAGTGA
- a CDS encoding immunity protein Imm33 domain-containing protein, whose amino-acid sequence MPVTRQDLIQICDQFLNDEISKEQIENYAWTIITSEGELTDEIIDETLIDWDNENMNFPINKANMQLWKKRLTTGIDELPQHNIWNVHIDEQKEICKRYNSKWTPINNKLLIGVSDNLTAEPIHGLRHPSDKGTTGWFIWTGDYSEADDFFKPMCAEHLLQIRPQIIKYLGLDIGFRFLADSNSFEDIWYDETLKQVD is encoded by the coding sequence ATGCCAGTTACCCGACAAGACCTTATTCAGATTTGTGACCAGTTTCTAAACGACGAAATCAGTAAAGAACAGATTGAAAATTATGCTTGGACGATAATAACAAGTGAAGGCGAGCTAACAGATGAAATAATTGATGAAACCTTGATTGACTGGGACAATGAGAATATGAATTTTCCTATAAATAAAGCAAATATGCAGCTTTGGAAAAAGCGACTGACTACGGGCATTGACGAACTGCCCCAGCATAACATTTGGAATGTACATATTGACGAGCAGAAGGAGATTTGCAAGAGATATAATTCTAAGTGGACACCTATCAACAACAAACTACTTATAGGCGTTTCAGACAATTTAACTGCGGAGCCAATTCACGGTTTAAGACATCCGAGTGATAAGGGAACAACTGGTTGGTTCATATGGACAGGCGACTACTCGGAAGCAGACGACTTTTTCAAGCCAATGTGTGCAGAACATTTGCTGCAAATCAGACCACAAATCATCAAGTATTTAGGGCTTGACATTGGCTTTCGGTTTCTCGCAGACAGCAACAGCTTCGAAGACATTTGGTATGACGAAACTTTAAAGCAAGTTGACTAA